Below is a window of Cloacibacillus sp. DNA.
CCGGCGATAAAGTCAAATTTTGGGATGTCGACCTCCTCGCCCGCGAGCAGCGCCGCGATCTGTTCGTTGATCAGCTCCAGATCAAGCGCCTCCAGCGCCTCGAAGTCGGGCTTTCCGTCACGGTCAAGCGGCGTGCGCTCTCGGTCCACAAAATAATTGTCAAGTTCAAGCGTCGCCGACTTTATCCCCGAGGAGAGCAGCTGCACGCGCAGACGGCGCGACGAGGTCGTCTTGCCGGAGCTTGAGGGTCCCGCGAGGCAAAGGAGCCTCACCTCGGGGCGCGCCTCGATCCGCGCCGCGGTGTTGCTGAGCAGCTTCGTATGCAGCGCTTCGCAGACCATGATCATATCGCGCGCGCGTCCCTCGGTGACCTGCTGATGGATACCGGCCATCGTGCTTATATCAAGATTCTTGAGCCAGTCGGTATGGCTGTCAATGAGCCGGAAGAGGCGCGGCGATTCGACAAAGGCCATCGTCTTCGTCGGATCGGCGAAGGTCGGCCCGGAGAGGAAAATCCCGCCGCCGTAGCAGCGCAGCTCAAAGGTGGGGGTGATCGCCGCGCAGTCGGCGAGCGCGCCTCCGAAGAAATCATATACGCCGCAGCAGTTGTAAAGGATGACGGGGTCGCTGCCGGTGAACTGGAGCAAATGCTCTTTATCCTCGTATTTCTGCGCGTGCATCATCGCGCGCGCCACGTCTATCGGGAAGATCTCGCGCATTATCGGCTCACACTCCGCCACCATCCGGCGCATCTCCGATTCAAGCTCGCGGCATAAATCCTCCGTGATCTCACCGTCGGGCGATTCATAATAATATGAATAGGACATCGACTGCGTGAGATGGAGGCGTATCCCCTTCAGCCGCGTCGCCGCCGAGGTGAGCAGGAAGGAGAGGGTGCAGATATAGACCTCGATGCCCTCTATGCTGTCCGTCGTGATGAACTCCACAAAAGAATCCATAACGATCTCCCACGACAGCGGCCGCTGCACGCGGTTGACGCGGCAGGCGACGACATTTTTCCTCTTCGGAAAATCTATCTTTTCAAGAGCCTCACGCGCGGTGACCGGCTTCTCAAATATAAGCGGATCTCTGTCCTTAAATTTTATCTCTATGCTCAAGCTGTTTTCCCCCATTTACTGGTGAATTGCCGGACATTAAACTTCATCTAAGCATTTTAACATAATCGAGGCGGAAGTGCACCACCCGCCGCGTTTTTTAATTACTTTCCCCTATTTTTTGTGCAAAACTAAAAAATACATAAATCCCGCATCCCCGAAGGAAATCGGCGTTTAGACGTGTTGGATGCTAAATAACCTGCCCCTGAGTACCGGAGCCGTATTTTAATACGTCGATTGCAAGGCAATGTCCCCGCCACAGGACGGGGACATTTTCAAATTATCAATATTGCCGCAGCATGCGGATGCGCCTGCCGCAGGATTTTATGGCCTTGTTGAGCTAAGTCAGCGGCGCGTATAAACGCCGATTTACGCCGATTTTATTTGATAATGACCTTCTCCATAACTACCTTTTTCAGCGGCCTGTCCATCGAGTCCGTCGGCAGCTTGCCGATCTTCTCTACGACGTCCATCCCCTCCACGACCTGTCCGAAGATCGCGTGCTTACCGTCTAGCCAGGGCGTCGGGACGAGGGTGATGAAGAACTGTGATCCGCCGGTGTTGGGACCGGCGTTGGCCATCGAGAGGATACCGGGCCTGTCGTGCTTGAGCCCCTTACCGAACTCGTCGGGGATCGTGTAACCGGGGCCGCCGGTACCGTTGCCCTTAGGGCAGCCGCCCTGGATCATGAACTGGTCGATGACGCGGTGGAAAGAGAGCCCGTTGTAGTAGCCCTTCTCCGCGAGGTCGACAAAGTTCTTCACCGTCTTGGGGGCAAGGTCGTTGAAGAGTTCAATTTTGAAGGCGCCGTAGTTCGTCTCAAAGGTGGCTACCTGACGTTTCGGCGCGGCCTCGGCGGCGTCGGCCGCCTCCGCCTGCTTCGCCGCGAAGGGGAACATCACCGCCGCGGCGACCATTGCGCTGAGTGCTAATATTTTCATCATCATAATCCTCCGTTTTTCGAGCCGCCGACCATACGCGCCACCCGCTTGA
It encodes the following:
- a CDS encoding peptidylprolyl isomerase, which produces MMKILALSAMVAAAVMFPFAAKQAEAADAAEAAPKRQVATFETNYGAFKIELFNDLAPKTVKNFVDLAEKGYYNGLSFHRVIDQFMIQGGCPKGNGTGGPGYTIPDEFGKGLKHDRPGILSMANAGPNTGGSQFFITLVPTPWLDGKHAIFGQVVEGMDVVEKIGKLPTDSMDRPLKKVVMEKVIIK
- a CDS encoding nucleoside kinase, producing the protein MSIEIKFKDRDPLIFEKPVTAREALEKIDFPKRKNVVACRVNRVQRPLSWEIVMDSFVEFITTDSIEGIEVYICTLSFLLTSAATRLKGIRLHLTQSMSYSYYYESPDGEITEDLCRELESEMRRMVAECEPIMREIFPIDVARAMMHAQKYEDKEHLLQFTGSDPVILYNCCGVYDFFGGALADCAAITPTFELRCYGGGIFLSGPTFADPTKTMAFVESPRLFRLIDSHTDWLKNLDISTMAGIHQQVTEGRARDMIMVCEALHTKLLSNTAARIEARPEVRLLCLAGPSSSGKTTSSRRLRVQLLSSGIKSATLELDNYFVDRERTPLDRDGKPDFEALEALDLELINEQIAALLAGEEVDIPKFDFIAGKRTKGYKMRLSPDELLVIEGIHGLNERLTESIPADKKYKIFICPLTGTNIDFHNRIGTTDTRLLRRLVRDARTRGHSAEATLAQWPSVVRGSHRHIFPYQEYADTLFNTSLAYEVPVLKGYVTPLLKTVKEESPVYGEATRLLSLLEYVPVIPSDDVPNLSVLREFIGGSCFE